One window from the genome of Mesoplodon densirostris isolate mMesDen1 chromosome 17, mMesDen1 primary haplotype, whole genome shotgun sequence encodes:
- the KCNRG gene encoding potassium channel regulatory protein gives MSSQELVTLNVGGKIFTTRSSTLKQFPASRLTRMLDGRDQEFKMVGGQIFVDRDGVLFSFILDFLRTHQLLLPTDFSDYLRLQREAIFYELDPLVDLLNQEHLLQPRPALVEVHFLSRNTQAFFRVFGSCSRTIEMLTGRITVFIEQPSAPTWSSNSFPPQMTLLALPPQRPSYHDLVFQCGSDSTTDNQTGIRYVSIKPDNRKLANGTNVLGLLIDTLLMEGFHLVSTRTVSSEDKTECYSFERIKKPEALAMNKTLKPETTLMPEQSQKKK, from the exons ATGAGTAGTCAGGAACTGGTCACTTTGAACGTGGGAGGGAAGATATTCACCACAAGGTCTTCAACCTTAAAGCAGTTTCCTGCGTCTCGGTTGACACGTATGTTAGATGGCAGAGACCAAGAATTCAAGATGGTTGGTGGCCAGATTTTTGTGGACAGAGATGGTGTTTTATTCAGTTTCATCTTAGATTTTTTGAGAACTCACCAGCTTTTATTACCCACTGACTTTTCAGACTATCTCAGGCTTCAGAGGGAGGCTATATTCTATGAACTTGATCCTCTGGTGGATCTCTTAAACCAAGAACACCTGCTACAGCCAAGACCCGCTCTTGTGGAGGTACATTTCCTAAGCCGAAACACTCAAGCTTTTTTCAGGGTGTTTGGCTCTTGCAGCAGAACAATCGAGATGTTAACTGGGAGAATTACAGTGTTTATAGAGCAACCTTCAGCACCGACCTGGAGTAGTAACTCCTTCCCTCCTCAGATGACCTTACTTGCACTGCCTCCACAAAGACCTTCTTACCATGACCTGGTTTTCCAGTGCGGCTCTGACAGCACGACTGATAACCAAACTGGAATCAG GTATGTTTCTATAAAACCTGATAACCGAAAACTGGCCAACGGAACTAATGTCCTCGGCTTACTGATTGACACTTTATTAATGGAAGGCTTCCATCTGGTCAGCACCAGAACAGTATCCTCTGAAGACAAAACTGAATGCTATAGCTTTGAAAGGATAAAAAAGCCTGAAGCTCTTGCCATGAACAAAACACTGAAACCAGAGACTACCCTCATGCCAGAgcaatctcagaaaaagaaatga
- the TRIM13 gene encoding E3 ubiquitin-protein ligase TRIM13, with protein MELLEEDLTCPICCSLFDDPRVLPCSHNFCKKCLEGILEGNVRNSLWRSSPFKCPTCRKETSATGVSSLQVNYSLKGIVEKYNKIKISPKMPVCKGHLGQPLNIFCLTDMQLICGICATRGDHTKHVFCSIEDAYAQERDAFESLFQSFETWRRGDALSRLDTLETSKRKSLQLLTKDSDKVKEFFEKLQHTLDQKKNEILSDFETMKLAVMQAYDPEINKLNTILQEQRMAFNIAEAFKDVSEPIIFLQQMQEFREKIKVIKETPLPPSNLPSSPLMKNFDTSQWEDIKLVDVDKLSLPQDTGTFISKIPWNFYLLFVVIILLGFLIFFSPTILLEWSLFDEITTWKDNLSNFSSYLTKSADFVEQSVFYWEQLADGFFIFSERLKNFTLVVLNNVAEFVCKHKLL; from the coding sequence ATGGAGCTGCTTGAAGAAGATCTCACGTGCCCAATTTGTTGCAGTCTGTTTGACGATCCTCGAGTTTTGCCTTGCTCGCACAACTTTTGCAAAAAATGCTTAGAAGGGATCTTAGAGGGGAACGTGCGGAATTCATTGTGGAGATCATCTCCATTCAAGTGCCCCACATGCCGCAAGGAAACTTCAGCCACCGGGGTCAGTAGCCTGCAGGTTAATTACTCCCTGAAGGGTATTGTGGAAAAGTATAACAAGATCAAGATCTCTCCCAAAATGCCAGTGTGCAAAGGACACTTGGGGCAGCCTCTCAACATTTTCTGCCTGACTGATATGCAGCTGATTTGTGGGATCTGTGCTACTCGTGGTGACCACACCAAGCATGTCTTCTGTTCTATCGAAGATGCCTATGCTCAGGAAAGGGATGCCTTTGAGTCCCTCTTCCAGAGCTTTGAGACCTGGCGTCGGGGAGATGCTCTTTCTCGCTTGGATACCTTGGAAACTAGCAAAAGGAAATCTCTACAGTTGCTGACTAAAGATTCAGATAAAGTGAAGGAGTTTTTTGAGAAGTTACAACACACATTAGatcaaaagaagaatgaaatcctTTCTGACTTTGAGACCATGAAACTTGCAGTTATGCAGGCCTATGACCCAGAGATCAACAAACTCAACACCATCTTGCAGGAACAACGAATGGCCTTTAACATTGCTGAGGCTTTCAAAGATGTGTCAGAACCCATCATATTTCTGCAACAGATGCAGGAGttcagggagaaaataaaagtcatcaAGGAAACTCCTTTGCCTCCCTCTAATTTGCCCTCAAGCCCTTTAATGAAGAACTTTGATACCAGTCAGTGGGAAGACATAAAACTAGTAGATGTGGATAAACTTTCTTTGCCTCAAGACACCGGCACATTCATTAGCAAGATTCCTTGGAACTTTTATCTGTTATTTGTGGTAATCATTCTGCTgggctttctcattttcttcagtCCTACCATATTACTAGAATGGTCTTTATTTGATGAAATCACAACTTGGAAAGACAATCTTTCAAACTTTAGTTCCTACCTGACTAAATCAGCCGATTTTGTAGAACAATCAGTTTTCTACTGGGAACAGTTGGCAGATgggtttttcattttcagtgaaaGATTAAAGAATTTtactttggtggtgctgaacaaTGTGGCAGAATTTGTGTGCAAACATAAACTGTTATAA